In Capsicum annuum cultivar UCD-10X-F1 chromosome 7, UCD10Xv1.1, whole genome shotgun sequence, one genomic interval encodes:
- the LOC107877726 gene encoding (S)-N-methylcoclaurine 3'-hydroxylase isozyme 1 codes for MISYIVTPILYIFLVITFKYLFSLRKRLPLPPGPFSWPLIGNIFQVDRRRPHASLSKLAQAHAPDLMSIRFGTRLVVIASSPAAASEVLKTNDRMLSGRYLSPHIRVKGSRLHNLSTALLEECDDYWKSIRKIYRAELFSTKALESQLSMREKKVAEMMHHLTIKQGQSIKIRDVVSVTSFNVMGNLILSTDLIDFQGKGVGQRMRKYVTRYTKLAATPQLADLYPILGFFSGDFQGTYKKLMVLFDKICGVWTGILQDRRNRDSQLPSLGSIDFIDAMVKNGYTDTQINALLVETFGAGTESTTATSEWMLVELLRHPQALQKLRNEIAEVVGGKNNVIKEADLQNLPYLEACFKETLRLHPPGPLLLPHRAVQTCEVMGYRIPKDTQVMVNMWAIARDPKNWGDPSSFKPERFINSKMDYIGRYFEYIPFGSGRRMCAGQPLASRFVPLVVASLIHGFDWILPNDMDPAQIDMDEILDITMFKNDPLLIIPTLRKRVRVRKTK; via the exons ATGATCAGTTACATAGTCACTCCAATTCTGTATATTTTCCTTGTAATCACTTTTAAGtatttattttcattaagaaaaagaTTACCACTTCCCCCAGGTCCATTCTCATGGCCATTGATTGGAAATATATTCCAAGTGGATCGAAGACGTCCTCATGCTTCCCTATCAAAGCTAGCTCAAGCTCATGCCCCTGATTTAATGTCCATAAGGTTCGGCACACGACTCGTGGTTATTGCATCGTCCCCTGCAGCTGCTTCTGAGGTTCTCAAAACCAACGATCGTATGCTCTCTGGCCGCTACCTTTCTCCTCACATCCGAGTCAAGGGATCGAGACTTCACAATTTATCAACTGCATTATTAGAAGAGTGTGATGATTACTGGAAAAGTATTCGAAAAATATATAGGGCAGAGCTTTTCTCTACAAAAGCTCTGGAATCGCAGTTAAGTATGAGGGAGAAGAAAGTCGCGGAAATGATGCATCATTTGACTATCAAACAAGGCCAATCGATTAAGATCAGGGACGTGGTTTCTGTGACATCTTTTAACGTAATGGGCAATTTGATTCTTTCAACAGATTTAATTGATTTTCAAGGTAAAGGCGTGGGCCAAAGAATGAGAAAGTACGTGACCAGATATACAAAGTTGGCTGCCACTCCGCAGTTAGCAGATTTGTATCCTATATTGGGTTTTTTCAGTGGGGACTTCCAAGGAACATATAAGAAACTTATggttttgtttgataaaatttgtGGTGTTTGGACCGGGATTCTTCAGGACAGAAGAAATAGAGACAGCCAATTACCTTCTTTGGGTTCTATAGATTTTATAGATGCTATGGTTAAAAACGGTTACACTGATACACAGATCAATGCATTGCTTGTG GAGACATTTGGAGCTGGTACAGAATCTACGACTGCTACAAGTGAATGGATGCTTGTCGAACTCCTAAGACATCCACAAGCCTTACAAAAACTCAGGAATGAAATAGCAGAAGTAGTAGGAGGTAAGAATAACGTTATAAAGGAAGCTGACTTGCAAAACTTACCATACTTGGAGGCTTGTTTCAAGGAGACATTAAGGTTGCATCCTCCTGGACCGCTGCTGCTCCCACACCGTGCTGTGCAAACATGTGAAGTCATGGGTTACAGAATTCCAAAAGACACACAAGTGATGGTAAATATGTGGGCAATTGCGAGGGATCCTAAGAATTGGGGTGATCCTTCAAGCTTCAAACCTGAAAGATTTATCAATTCGAAAATGGATTACATAGGGAGATATTTTGAGTATATCCCATTTGGTTCTGGCAGGAGAATGTGTGCTGGACAACCTTTGGCTTCCAGGTTTGTCCCCTTAGTTGTTGCTTCTTTGATCCATGGGTTTGATTGGATTCTGCCAAATGACATGGATCCAGCTCAAATTGACATGGATGAGATCTTGGATATCACAATGTTTAAGAATGATCCACTTCTTATCATTCCTACATTAAGGAAAAGAGTAAGAGTAAGGAAAACAAAATGA